The following proteins are encoded in a genomic region of Arachis stenosperma cultivar V10309 chromosome 4, arast.V10309.gnm1.PFL2, whole genome shotgun sequence:
- the LOC130974218 gene encoding chromatin modification-related protein EAF1 B-like isoform X1, whose protein sequence is MHGCNSGSALLVNAEVDSMGGVVDGGVGIGLKTSPRRAAIEKAQAELRQEYDVREERRRELEFLEKGGNPLDFKFGNAASVSVQSTSFTDQHHEQLVTSEAKGSFALTASPHGDSVDSSARPGAPSLSEPNTADNLLLFDGVNELAEGEKRSLHSSKRNNIAPSEQSSQIGGTQIAKETEDSAIFRPYARRNRSRPNHGRGASRDGKGLLSDANKQKEHIVPSVSKTKPASSNGEITNNQTTNHPVDNELPGVRAHQTIGSASVPEDKLDITSYRRNLKDQSILPSQDDASQKPIIVPPGEANVVEEKDPPAASADLDPPPSVSTTPPGNESCSGQPNGFGNLKVDKKGAPKEGQNANDALGMKYFDSESYTQTSLARDVHNDSDLCTNTKNVEANGSTIYHPSEFEMKLYSTGCEVLNERNMTNAGESGSTVADEHVDGFQNNSGQMVKSDNEILINNSCMKNMVNDSSNMEGVHDNDSTVSKSGKEESGVLVDHSCYVKESRSDRHQVIMDRSISETPQTASAETVTAAQPGYQPCSTYQLKLTDKAREDSILEEARTIEVKRRRIAELSIHTLPTQNYQKSHWGFLLEEMAWLANDFAQERLWKMTAAAQLCHRASFTSRLRSEKQNKSLGMKILSHNIAKAVMQFWHSVECDADDNLIGGLVESGTVDSSEASRDNRRNSDTVLEASKYMEGQHHVKKAALKVRAYALNFLKDNRSHGRSSQAEAPTTPEKISDSGTVDMSWEDNLSEESLFYTVPPSAMESYRKSVESHFLQCEKTGSSIQEEVETSMYDTPADFGSEEIAYDEDEAETSTYYLAAAYDGSRPPKSLQKRHKNRIKSYTNRSSEVGADLPYARYTTGTQPSTLFGKRPGSLHVGPIPIKRMRTASRQRVVSPFSGVSGTAQAQAKTDASSGDTSSFQDEQSTLHGSQIQKSVEVESAGEFEKPLPFDCAETSVKTKKKKLKNSGSTYDPAWQLDSVALNEQRDHSKKRLDSHHFESNGSSGLYGQHNVKKPKTMKQSLDNNFDNIAPVTNSIPSPAASQMSNMSNPSKFIRIISGRDRGRKSKALKVSAGQPGSGTPWSLFEDQALVVLVHDMGPNWELVSDAINSALQFKCIFRKPKECKERHKILMDRTAGDGADSAEDSGSSQSYPSTLPGIPKALFLGSARQLFQRLREPMEEDTLKSHFDKIIKIGQRNDYRRNQNDNQDIKQLAPVHNSHMIALSQVCPNNLNGGVLTPLDLCDSNATSPELLSIGYQGSHAGGLPLSNHGSVPSALTTSGLNSPITPSSGMGLGNNLSSLSGPLTASVRDSRYGVPRTSPLSAEEQQRIQQYNQMMSGRNMQQSSMSVPGTHSGSDRGVRMLAGGNGMGMMGGVNRSIAMPRQGFQGMGSSSMLSSGGMISSSMVGLPSPVNVNTGVGAGPGNSMLRPREALHMMRPGHNQEHQRQMMVPELPMQVSQGNSQGVPAFSGMSSAFNNQTNPPPVQAYPAHAQQQHQLSQQQTHLSNSHPHLQGPNHATNSQQQVYAFRLAKERQLQQQQRYLQQQQQQFASSNSLIPHVQSQTQTPISSSPMQNSPQAQPQNSSQQVSLCPVTPSPPMTPISSQHQQQKHHLAQHGFSRNPGAGGLTNQTGKQRQRQAQQRQYQQPSRQHPSQPQHVQSQQQGKVPKGIGRGNMVAHQNRSVDPTHLNGLSIPPGSQTVEKGDQVMQMMQGQNHYPGSGLNSNPPSKPLGTAPSNHSQLQQKLQQSGPANTSSKQLQPILSTSDSSIQGQVSPTPSSHITSPTQPSVIASNHHQLKLQYQPESKQINQNQSNVQKMLQQNNQVHSESSNISQSDSPRVNRQPANGASHFNTNTAMSQGCMDSAGELTAVPTASQCKTSEPPFDSGISNLVTQVNSFGGTPVGGNSAGSEPPNISQGVVSRSLSTSLPSQPHNAVVQWQQQPLPSQQKSSTQSVLSQQPYQPAEIHQHPQQQQDKERHSPKDVALQHQPQQQVQHLQPGQSSLLIRSPNSEVE, encoded by the exons ATGCATGGATGTAACTCAGGTTCTGCTCTCCTTGTAAATGCTGAGGTTGATTCCATGGGAGGAGTTGTTGATGGTGGAGTTGGTATAGGTCTGAAAACCTCTCCGCGCCGAGCAGCTATTGAGAAGGCTCAAGCAGAGCTTAG ACAGGAGTATGACGTTCGTGAAGAAAGGAGAAGGGAATTAGAATTTCTTGAGAAA GGTGGGAATCCGCTGGACTTTAAGTTTGGAAATGCTGCTTCAGTTAGTGTACAGTCTACATCATTCACTGATCAGCACCATGAGCAGTTGGTGACCAG TGAAGCTAAAGGTAGTTTTGCATTGACTGCTTCTCCTCATGGTGACTCTGTTGATAGTAGTGCTCGACCAGGGGCTCCTTCTCTTAGTGAACCAAATACTGCTGATAACCTCTTACTTTTTGATGGTGTAAATGAGTTGGCCGAAGGTGAAAAGCGTTCTCTACATTCCAGTAAAAGGAATAATATTGCACCATCAGAACAGTCTTCTCAAATTGGTGGGACTCAAATTGCTAAGGAGACGGAAGATTCTGCTATTTTCCGCCCATATGCTCGAAGGAACAGGTCCAGACCAAATCATGGTCGGGGTGCTTCAAGGGATGGGAAAGGGTTACTATCGGATGCAAACAAACAAAAGGAGCACATTGTGCCTTCTGTTTCTAAGACAAAGCCTGCTAGTTCAAATGGTGAGATAACTAACAATCAGACAACTAATCATCCGGTGGATAATGAATTGCCTGGTGTCCGGGCTCATCAAACTATTGGTAGTGCTAGTGTTCCTGAAGACAAATTGGACATTACCTCATATAGAAGAAACTTAAAGGATCAATCTATTCTACCTTCTCAGGATGATGCTTCACAAAAACCTATTATTGTGCCTCCTGGGGAAGCAAATGTGGTTGAAGAGAAGGACCCACCAGCAGCTTCAGCTGATCTTGATCCTCCACCTTCTGTATCTACTACACCACCAGGAAATGAGTCTTGTTCTGGTCAGCCAAATGGATTTGGTAACTTGAAAGTAGACAAGAAAGGTGCACCAAAAGAAGGCCAAAATGCCAATGATGCACTAGGCATGAAGTATTTCGATTCAGAGTCCTACACACAAACTAGTTTAGCTAGAGATGTACATAATGATAGTGATTTGTGTACCAATACAAAGAATGTTGAAGCAAATGGAAGTACCATTTATCATCCAtcagagtttgagatgaaactGTATTCAACCGGTTGTGAAGTTTTGAATGAAAGGAATATGACTAATGCTGGCGAAAGTGGTTCTACTGTTGCTGATGAACATGTTGATGGTTTTCAAAATAATTCTGGTCAAATGGTCAAAAGTGACAATGAGATCCTTATCAATAACTCTTGCATGAAAAACATGGTGAATGATTCTTCCAATATGGAGGGAGTGCATGACAATGATTCTACAGTATCAAAATCTGGTAAAGAGGAAAGTGGTGTCTTGGTGGATCATTCCTGTTATGTCAAGGAAAGCAGATCTGACAGGCATCAAGTTATTATGGATAGGTCAATTTCAGAGACTCCTCAAACTGCTTCAGCTGAAACAGTCACTGCTGCTCAGCCTGGTTATCAACCTTGTTCTACATACCAGTTGAAGCTAACAGACAAGGCTCGtgaagattctattttagaagAAGCACGAACTATAGAG GTTAAGCGGAGGAGGATTGCTGAGTTATCAATTCACACGTTGCCCACACAGAACTACCAAAAATCTCATTGGGGTTTTCTCCTTGAGGAAATGGCATGGTTGGCAAATGATTTTGCCCAG GAGCGTCTTTGGAAGATGACTGCTGCTGCTCAATTGTGTCATCGAGCTTCTTTTACCTCCCGATTAAGATctgaaaaacaaaacaaaagtcTGGGAATGAAAATCTTGTCTCACAACATAGCAAAAGCTGTCATGCAGTTTTGGCATTCAGTTGAGTGTGATGCCGACGATAACCTAATTGGTGGTTTGGTTGAGTCTGGGACTGTTGATTCAAGTGAAGCATCTAGGGACAATAGAAGAAATTCTGATACAGTTCTG GAGGCAAGCAAATACATGGAAGGACAACATCATGTAAAGAAAGCTGCACTTAAAGTTCGTGCATATGCATTGAATTTTCTAAAGGATAATAGATCTCATGGAAGATCCTCTCAAGCTGAAGCACCCACAACACCTGAGAAGATATCTGACTCTGGGACTGTGGACATGTCATGGGAGGATAATCTTTCAGAA GAAAGTCTTTTCTACACGGTTCCTCCATCTGCCATGGAATCATATAGAAAATCTGTTGAATCTCACTTTCTACAATGCGAG AAAACTGGTAGTAGCATTCAGGAGGAGGTTGAAACATCTATGTATGACACCCCAGCAG ATTTTGGATCTGAAGAGATTGCATATGATGAGGATGAAGCAGAAACCAGTACTTACTATTTGGCTGCTGCTTATGATGGTAGCAGACCACCGAAATCTTTACAGAAACGGCATAAAAACAGGATAAAGTCTTACACTAATAGGTCCAGTGAAGTTGGAGCTGATTTGCCTTATGCACGCTATACAACTGGAACTCAGCCATCCACGCTGTTTGGAAAAAGGCCTGGTAGTTTACATGTTGGCCCAATACCAATAAAACGCATGCGTACAGCTTCTAGGCAGAGAGTTGTGAGTCCTTTCTCGGGGGTCAGCGGGACAGCACAGGCTCAAGCTAAGACAGATGCTTCGAGTGGAGATACCAGTTCCTTTCAGGATGAACAGAGTACTTTACATGGATCACAAATCCAGAAAAGTGTGGAGGTGGAGTCAGCTGGAGAATTTGAGAAGCCATTGCCTTTTGATTGTGCAGAAACATCTGttaaaacaaagaagaaaaagctaaAAAATTCG GGTTCTACATATGATCCGGCATGGCAATTGGATTCTGTTGCTCTAAATGAACAG AGGGATCATTCAAAGAAGAGATTGGATAGCCATCACTTTGAATCCAATGGTAGTAGTG GTTTATATGGGCAACATAATGTGAAGAAGCCAAAGACGATGAAGCAATCGCTTGATAACAATTTTGACAATATTGCTCCAGTGACTAATTCTATTCCTTCCCCAGCTGCTTCACAAATGAGCAACATGTCCAACCCAAGTAAATTTATTAGGATAATTAGCGGACGTGACAGGGGCAGGAAATCCAAAGCACTGAAG GTCTCTGCTGGACAGCCTGGTTCTGGAACCCCATGGTCACTATTTGAAGACCAG GCACTTGTTGTCTTGGTGCATGATATGGGTCCAAATTGGGAGCTTGTAAGTGATGCTATCAACAGTGCtcttcaattcaag TGTATCTTTCGGAAGCCAAAAGAATGCAAGGAGCGCCACAAGATTTTAATGGACAGAACTGCTGGCGATGGTGCTGATAGTGCTGAAGACTCGGGATCTTCTCAGTCTTATCCATCTACACTCCCAGGAATTCCAAAGGCACTATTCCTC GGTAGTGCCAGGCAGTTGTTCCAACGTTTGCGAGAGCCAATGGAGGAGGATACCCTGAAATCTCATTTTGATAAAATCATAAAGATTGGGCAGAGGAATGATTACCGTAGGAATCAG AATGATAACCAGGATATAAAACAATTAGCACCTGTCCATAATTCACATATGATTGCTCTTTCTCAAGTCTGCCCAAACAACTTGAATGGAGGTGTTTTAAC GCCGCTTGATCTCTGTGATTCAAATGCAACAAGCCCAGAGCTCCTATCCATTGGGTATCAAGGTTCTCATGCTGGCGGCTTACCATTATCAAATCATGGTTCTGTACCATCAGCCCTTACAACTTCTGGGTTGAACTCTCCTATTACACCGTCTTCTGGTATGGGTCTTGGAAATAACTTGTCTTCACTATCTGGTCCGTTGACTGCCTCTGTCAG GGATAGCAGATATGGAGTTCCAAGAACCTCACCTTTATCAGCAGAAGAACAGCAGAGAATACAACAATATAATCAGATGATGTCTGGCAGAAACATGCAGCAATCTAGCATGTCAGTTCCTGGAACTCATTCCGGAAGTGATCGTGGTGTTCGCATGTTGGCTGGTGGAAATGGTATGGGCATGATGGGTGGGGTGAACAGAAGCATTGCAATGCCAAGGCAGGGGTTTCAAGGGATGGGATCATCATCGATGCTCAGCTCTGGGGGCATGATTTCTTCCAGTATGGTGGGGTTGCCAAGCCCCGTAAATGTGAACACTGGAGTTGGTGCCGGACCAGGCAACTCAATGCTTAGACCTCGTGAGGCTCTGCATATGATGAGG CCTGGCCACAATCAAGAACATCAAAGGCAAATGATGGTTCCAGAACTACCAATGCAGGTCAGCCAAGGGAACAGTCAAGGTGTTCCAGCTTTTAGTGGGATGAGTTCTGCTTTTAATAATCAGACAAATCCACCACCTGTTCAAGCATACCCTGCTCATGCCCAGCAGCAGCATCAGTTGTCCCAGCAACAGACCCATCTCAGCAATTCTCATCCTCATCTTCAAGGTCCTAATCATGCTACGAATTCACAGCAACAAGTTTATGCATTCCGATTGGCAAAAGAAAGGCAACTACAGCAACAGCAGCGTTATctgcagcagcagcagcagcagttTGCCTCATCAAATTCACTGATTCCACATGTTCAGTCACAAACTCAGACACCCATATCATCATCACCTATGCAGAACAGTCCCCAAGCGCAACCACAAAATTCATCTCAACAAGTATCTCTTTGCCCTGTAACACCATCACCTCCTATGACTCCCATATCATCCCAGCACCAACAACAGAAGCATCACCTTGCACAACATGGATTCAGCAGGAATCCTGGTGCTGGCGGGTTGACTAATCAAACGGGGAAGCAACGGCAACGTCAGGCACAGCAGCGGCAGTATCAACAGCCTAGTAGGCAGCATCCTAGTCAGCCGCAGCATGTACAGTCTCAACAGCAAGGTAAAGTTCCGAAAGGAATTGGAAGAGGAAACATGGTGGCCCACCAGAATCGTTCTGTTGATCCTACACATCTAAATGGTCTCTCCATACCTCCAGGAAGTCAAACTGTTGAGAAAGGGGACCAAGTCATGCAGATGATGCAAGGCCAAAACCACTATCCTGGATCTGGTTTGAATTCAAATCCACCCTCGAAGCCATTGGGTACTGCTCCTTCAAATCATTCCCAGTTGCAGCAAAAGCTACAACAATCTGGACCAGCAAACACTTCATCAAAGCAATTGCAACCAATATTATCTACTTCTGATAGTAGCATTCAAGGGCAAGTTTCACCAACACCATCATCTCATATAACGTCACCTACACAGCCCTCTGTTATTGCTTCTAACCATCATCAACTGAAGCTACAGTATCAGCCAGAGTCTAAGCAAATTAATCAGAATCAATCAAATGTTCAGAAAATGCTGCAACAAAACAATCAGGTGCATTCTGAATCATCAAACATATCTCAATCTGATTCCCCTAGAGTCAACCGGCAGCCTGCAAACGGTGCTTCACATTTTAATACTAACACTGCAATGTCTCAGGGTTGTATGGATTCTGCTGGTGAGCTAACAGCTGTTCCTACGGCATCTCAATGTAAAACATCCGAACCTCCATTTGATTCCGGTATTTCCAATCTAGTTACACAGGTGAACTCTTTTGGGGGCACACCTGTTGGTGGAAATTCAGCTGGAAGTGAGCCACCAAATATTAGTCAAGGGGTGGTATCAAGATCGTTATCAACCAGCTTGCCTTCTCAGCCACATAATGCTGTGGTGCAGTGGCAGCAGCAGCCATTGCCTTCTCAACAGAAGTCTTCAACACAGTCTGTCCTGTCTCAACAGCCATATCAGCCAGCAGAAATACATCAGCATCCACAGCAGCAGCAAGATAAGGAGCGACATTCTCCCAAAGATGTGGCTTTGCAACATCAACCCCAGCAGCAAGTGCAACATTTACAACCAGGGCAGAGCAGTTTGCTTATCCGTTCACCTAATTCTGAAGTGGAATGA